A window from Chrysemys picta bellii isolate R12L10 chromosome 2, ASM1138683v2, whole genome shotgun sequence encodes these proteins:
- the LOC135981455 gene encoding uncharacterized protein LOC135981455, translating into MESQDRKRAPAWTEREVRDLLAIWRDESVLAELRSSKRNGKVLEKVSKAMKDWGHNRDTQQCRVKVKELRQAYHKAREANGRSGAEPQTCRFYAELHAILGGAATTTPTVCYDSVNGETHREDGLGNEEDEYGGTVGSSQQQGSGETSFPNSQDMFVTLDLEPVTPELTQDPQGTQETSAANVSPSQRLVNIRKRKRRTRDDMFTELQMSSRADRAQQNAWRQSMSDMRKAQYEREERWRAEWRDEKSKWRAEDDRWRQLADRRQESMLRLLEHQTDMLQHMVELQERQQEQRPPLQPLFNQQPSSPSSIASSPRRPRTRWGGLRPPSHSTPDDRPSIRRLAFNKS; encoded by the exons atggagtcccaggatcgcaaaagagctccagcatggaccgaacgggaggtacgggatctgctcgccatatggagagatgaatcagtgctagctgaactccgtagcagtaaaagaaatggcaaagtattagaaaaggtctccaaggccatgaaggactggggccataacagggacacacagcagtgccgcgtgaaagttaaggagctacggcaagcctaccacaaagccagagaagcaaatggaaggtccggggcagagccgcaaacttgccgcttctacgcggagctgcatgccattctagggggtgcagccaccactaccccaaccgtgtgctatgactccgtcaatggagaaacacacagggaagacggtttggggaacgaggaagatgagtatggaggtactgtaggtagctcacagcagcaaggaagcggagaaaccagtttccccaacagccaggatatgtttgtcaccctggacctggaaccagtaacccccgaactcacccaagaccctcagggcacacaggagacctctg ctgcaaatgtttctccttcgcagaggctagtgaacattagaaagagaaaacggaggacgcgggacgatatgttcacggagctccagatgtcctcccgcgctgatagagcacagcagaatgcgtggaggcagtcaatgtcagacatgagaaaagcacaatatgaacgagaggagaggtggcgggctgaatggcgggatgaaaagagcaagtggcgggctgaagatgataggtggcgtcagcttgcagacagacggcaagagtcaatgctccgtctgctggagcatcaaactgatatgctccagcatatggttgagctgcaggaaaggcagcaggagcagagaccgccgctacagcccctgtttaaccaacagccctcctccccaagttccatagcctcctcacccagacgcccaagaacacggtgggggggcctccggccacccagtcactccaccccagatgatcgcccaagcatcagaaggctggccttcaataagagttaa